A single region of the Nocardioides sp. W7 genome encodes:
- a CDS encoding pilus assembly protein, which translates to MSSPKPATSTSRHPRRRRGERGSVSIELVILLPALFALMFLGMQAALFYQARTVAIAAAQEGARAAGAEHGRESDGLGAADDFITEAGGDDVLTRAQVTVNRTTAIATVTVSGFSMSVIPGWKVRITQSATVPVERLTTP; encoded by the coding sequence ATGTCAAGTCCCAAGCCGGCAACATCAACTAGTCGCCACCCACGGCGGCGGCGCGGTGAGCGGGGCTCGGTCTCGATCGAGCTCGTGATCCTCCTGCCTGCCCTCTTCGCGTTGATGTTCCTGGGCATGCAGGCCGCGCTGTTCTACCAGGCCCGAACGGTGGCCATCGCGGCCGCGCAGGAGGGCGCCCGGGCAGCCGGTGCCGAGCACGGACGCGAGTCCGACGGTCTCGGTGCGGCGGACGACTTCATCACCGAAGCAGGCGGGGACGACGTGCTGACCAGAGCCCAGGTGACCGTTAATCGGACGACAGCCATCGCCACCGTCACGGTGAGCGGATTCAGCATGAGCGTGATCCCGGGCTGGAAGGTCCGGATTACCCAGAGCGCGACGGTCCCGGTCGAGAGGCTGACCACACCATGA
- a CDS encoding TadE family protein, translating to MTRRRDERGSAAIEAAIGVPAFALLVGLIIFGGRTASTHQALQSAAADGARSASLARSPDTAAADAREAATTSITNQQIGCDHVKVSVDTADFDKRPGVPGAVDVTVSCRLDLSDLAVPGVPGSRVLRATMSSPIDTWRER from the coding sequence ATGACCCGGCGCCGCGACGAACGGGGATCAGCAGCGATCGAGGCAGCAATCGGCGTACCGGCCTTCGCCCTGCTCGTCGGGCTCATCATCTTCGGCGGACGCACCGCGAGCACCCACCAAGCACTGCAATCCGCGGCCGCCGATGGCGCCCGGTCGGCCTCGCTCGCCCGCAGCCCCGACACCGCCGCCGCTGACGCTCGCGAGGCGGCGACCACCAGCATCACCAACCAGCAGATCGGATGCGATCACGTCAAGGTCAGCGTCGACACCGCCGACTTCGACAAACGACCCGGCGTCCCCGGGGCGGTCGACGTGACCGTCTCGTGTCGCCTGGACCTCTCCGACCTCGCCGTACCGGGCGTCCCCGGCTCCCGGGTGCTGCGCGCGACGATGTCCAGCCCGATCGACACCTGGCGGGAACGATGA